The Tripterygium wilfordii isolate XIE 37 chromosome 4, ASM1340144v1, whole genome shotgun sequence genome has a window encoding:
- the LOC119997000 gene encoding uncharacterized protein LOC119997000 codes for MPFGLKNAGATYQQLVNKMFSKYLGDTMEVYIDDMLVKSLVADQHLEHLQQAFDLLIKYNMKLNPSKCSFGVASGKFLGYMVTKRGIEANPDQIRSILNIPSPTCVKDIQRLNGRVTALSRFISRSSDNLEPIEIVSYIPSVVIQTKHRVAVSAVLVREEDKKQLPVYYVSKSLLDAETRYSLLEKLALALVVAARKLRPYFQCHSVAVVTNFPLRSILHRPELSGRIIKLAVELSEYDITYQPRTAIKSQVLADFVADFAPSIQPEADKELLCMVDQAPKVWTSYVDGSSNIRGSGLGIVLISPEGSVIQRAVRCGFHATNNEAEYEALIIGLMLAEELGVASLKVYSDSQLIVNQSIGSYQAKDPTMTCYLELVKELQLAFVEFSITQIPLAENSYADALANLRSSIQTDQGQTIPLVHLKWPSINRQRQLENLDDSEVLPVSSGQTWMTPFVQYLIDGILPTEKNESRRLVAKAARYAVHDGQLYKRSYSSPLLRCVDSVQAQYVLAELHEGECGNHSGARSLTHRALTTGYYWPTMRSDAIDYVRRCDKCQRFAQIPHMPPERLTPIAAPWPFMKWGMDIVGPLPKASGQRQYFLAMTDYFTKWIEAESYSLIKDLDVKKFVWKNIICRFGVPKEIVTDNGPQFASHKFQEFCANWGIRVDFATPRHPQTTSRTPTGETPFSLAFGSEAVIPVEAGLPSARFQWTNEQRNWQELNDQLDTIDELRDQALTRTAAYHDKVSKYFNKNVRTRTFQEGDYVLRKIFENTRELNAGKLGPNWEGPYLIDRVLGNGAYRLRGENGEAILHPWNAVHL; via the exons ATGCCCTTCGGATTGAAAAATGCCGGGGCCACATACCAGCAATTGGTGAATAAAATGTTTTCGAAGTATCTGGGGGACACCATGGAAGTGTATATTGATGATATGCTGGTGAAGTCTTTAGTCGCCGACCAACATCTAGAGCACCTTCAACAGGCTTTCGATCTGTTGATAAAGTATAACATGAAGTTGAACCCATCCAAGTGCTCCTTTGGAGTGGCGTCTGGAAAATTTCTCGGGTATATGGTCACAAAGCGAGGAATCGAGGCAAATCCAGATCAGATTCGTTCCATACTCAACATCCCTTCCCCAACGTGCGTTAAAGACATTCAGAGACTTAATGGGAGAGTGACAGCCCTTAGCCGTTTTATCTCAAGATCATCCGACAA CCTTGAACCAATTGAAATTGTATCTTACATCCCCTCCGTTGTTATCCAAACCAAGCACCGGGTAGCAGTAAGCGCAGTTCTGGTCAGGGAAGAAGACAAGAAACAGTTGCCGGTATACTATGTAAGTAAGAGTTTGCTGGATGCGGAAACCCGGTATAGTTTACTGGAGAAGCTAGCTCTAGCTTTGGTGGTTGCAGCCAGAAAACTGAGGCCGTACTTTCAATGCCATTCGGTTGCTGTGGTGACGAATTTCCCGTTGAGGAGTATACTCCATAGACCCGAGTTGTCTGGAAGGATAATCAAGTTGGCGGTGGAGCTTAGTGAGTATGACATTACGTATCAACCTAGAACCGCAATCAAGTCACAAGTCCTGGCAGATTTCGTTGCTGACTTTGCTCCATCAATACAGCCGGAGGCAGATAAAGAATTACTTTGTATGGTAGATCAAGCCCCAAAGGTGTGGACTTCATATGTTGATGGCTCTAGTAATATCAGAGGCAGTGGTCTGGGAATTGTGCTAATCTCACCAGAAGGAAGTGTGATTCAACGGGCAGTCCGGTGTGGTTTCCATGCAACTAATAATGAGGCAGAGTATGAAGCCTTGATCATTGGTCTGATGCTGGCCGAAGAACTTGGAGTAGCGAGTTTGAAAGTTTACTCAGATTCACAATTGATAGTAAATCAGTCAATCGGCTCTTATCAGGCCAAAGATCCGACGATGACTTGTTATCTGGAGCTAGTGAAGGAACTGCAACTGGCGTTCGTAGAGTTTTCTATAACTCAGATTCCACTCGCAGAGAATTCATATGCAGATGCACTGGCCAATCTTAGGTCGTCAATTCAAACCGACCAGGGGCAGACAATTCCTCTGGTACATCTGAAGTGGCCATCGATCAACAGACAGAGACAATTGGAGAACCTGGATGACAGCGAGGTCCTTCCTGTTAGTTCAGGCCAAACATGGATGACCCCGTTTGTTCAGTATTTGATTGATGGTATTCTGCCAACAGAAAAGAATGAGTCCAGACGTTTGGTCGCTAAAGCTGCTAGGTATGCTGTACATGATGGGCAGCTATATAAAAGGTCTTATTCAAGTCCTTTGCTACGATGCGTAGATTCGGTGCAAGCCCAGTATGTACTTGCAGAGTTGCATGAAGGAGAATGTGGTAATCACTCTGGTGCAAGGAGTTTGACTCATCGGGCGTTGACTACAGGGTACTATTGGCCAACGATGAGGTCAGACGCAATTGATTACGTAAGGAGGTGCGACAAGTGCCAGAGATTCGCTCAGATTCCGCACATGCCCCCAGAAAGGCTTACTCCTATTGCGGCGCCTTGGCCATTCATGAAGTGGGGAATGGATATAGTCGGGCCCTTACCTAAGGCGTCAGGACAGCGACAGTATTTTCTGGCAATGACTGATTATTTCACCAAGTGGATCGAAGCTGAGTCCTATTCATTGATCAAAGACCTGGATGTGAAGAAGTTCGTCTGGAAGAATATTATATGCAGGTTTGGAGTGCCCAAGGAGATTGTGACAGATAATGGTCCGCAGTTTGCAAGTCATAAATTTCAAGAGTTCTGTGCGAATTGGGGAATCAGGGTAGATTTCGCGACGCCAAGACATCCACA GACAACTTCACGAACGCCTAcgggggaaactcctttctctctgGCATTTGGATCTGAGGCTGTTATACCCGTTGAAGCTGGACTGCCGTCCGCCAGATTTCAGTGGACAAATGAACAAAGGAATtggcaggagttgaatgatcAGCTGGATACAATTGATGAACTCAGAGACCAAGCGCTCACGCGAACAGCTGCATACCATGATAAAGTCTCAAAGTACTTTAACAAAAATGTTCGAACTCGAACATTTCAAGAGGGAGATTATGTGCTCAGAAAAATCTTTGAAAATACAAGAGAGCTGAACGCTGGGAAGCTGGGCCCGAACTGGGAAGGCCCATATTTGATCGACAGGGTACTAGGAAATGGCGCCTATAGACTACGCGGGGAAAATGGAGAAGCAATCTTGCATCCTTGGAACGCCGTTCATCTATAG
- the LOC119997002 gene encoding uncharacterized protein LOC119997002 produces the protein MVQFSSSRKIHKCSDDLYRLPQRVGESLRDFLSRFNTEKVSIPYCDPGTTIQALRSCLLPDGEFYEELTKCNVRSYEEALIKATVFARWEEDARRKPSNPPKEEKREDKRPRKEQSTVAEPSSNWRSRKSGASDYAKNYPEYPLRIHQVEVVQVLKKMGSEVKWPPKKETEGWKDPKKWCDFHQDIGHTTPDCRGLRYEVDYLLKKGHLRELLSERGKAIWEKRKVDNLEALPPPPPVTQTYCVISGGSEISGLSHTSAKKYEKETVNPAAKMARSLGTFTNQVMVFTDDEATQLLHPHHDALVLTLQVTNVNLKRILIDNGSSANVLFLVAYKGMSLDETLILRKSTALIGFNGEVSHSLGEVMLPIYAPGLNKQTRFSIVDSSLLIMLFWDVHGCMRYGPCPLLIIRSCAILPIMA, from the coding sequence ATGGTGCAATTCTCGAGTAGTCGGAAGATTCATAAGTGCTCTGATGACTTATACCGACTACCCCAACGAGTGGGAGAATCCCTCCGTGACTTCCTGTCAAGATTCAATACGGAGAAAGTATCCATACCCTATTGTGACCCAGGAACAACTATTCAAGCACTCCGGAGTTGTTTACTCCCAGATGGGGAGTTTTATGAAGAACTCACGAAGTGCAATGTGAGGAGCTATGAAGAGGCTCTAATCAAAGCTACTGTTTTTGCTCGATGGGAGGAGGACGCAAGAAGAAAGCCATCTAATCCTCCTAAGGAAGAGAAGCGAGAAGACAAACGTCCAAGGAAGGAACAGTCGACCGTTGCGGAGCCTAGCAGTAACTGGCGCTCCCGTAAATCCGGAGCATCCGATTATGCCAAGAACTATCCAGAGTACCCTCTTAGGATACACCAAGTCGAGGTCGTTCAGGTCTTAAAGAAGATGGGTAGTGAGGTGAAGTGGCCGCCTAAGAAAGAGACTGAAGGATGGAAAGACCCCAAGAAGTGGTGTGATTTTCATCAGGACATTGGCCACACTACTCCTGATTGCAGAGGCCTTAGATATGAAGTAGATTACCTGTTGAAAAAAGGTCATCTCAGAGAGTTGCTCTCTGAGCGCGGTAAGGCTATCTGGGAAAAGAGGAAAGTCGATAACCTAGAAGCATTGCCACCGCCACCACCAGTTACTCAAACCTACTGTGTGATTTCTGGGGGATCAGAGATCAGTGGATTGTCCCACACCTCTGCCAAGAAGTACGAGAAGGAAACAGTGAACCCAGCTGCTAAAATGGCGCGATCCCTGGGAACTTTCACTAACCAAGTAATGGTCTTTACTGACGACGAAGCCACACAATTGCTACATCCGCACCATGATGCTCTGGTACTTACGCTTCAGGTTACAAACGTTAATTTGAAGCGAATTCTGATTGACAATGGGAGTTCTGCCAATGTGTTGTTCTTGGTTGCATATAAAGGAATGAGTCTGGACGAGACCTTGATATTACGAAAGTCAACAGCACTCATTGGGTTCAATGGTGAGGTGAGTCATTCCCTGGGAGAAGTCATGTTACCCATATATGCTCCAGGGTTGAACAAGCAGACTCGGTTCTCCATTGTAGACTCGTCTCTGCTTATAATGCTATTTTGGGACGTCCATGGTTGCATGCGATATGGGCCGTGCCCTCTACTTATCATCAGATCTTGCGCTATCCTACCAATAATGGCGTAA
- the LOC119996172 gene encoding diacylglycerol kinase 7: MDSPSTTRSAARSSMIESIRACGLTGMRIDKEELRRKITMPLYLRSAIRDAIRLKDAVAAAETHYKGADGGAGLIQDYSAPEGPMVVFINSRSGGRHGPVLKERLQQLMGEEQVFDLQDVKPHEFVQYGLPCLDKLASLGDHCAKETREKLGVVVAGGDGTVGWILGCLGTLNKQGREPVPPVAIIPLGTGNDLARSFGWGGSFPFAWKSAVKRTLHRAITGPVARLDSWHVQISMPSGEAVDLPHSLKATEECSLDQGLEIEGALPDKTNCYDGVFYNYFSIGMDAQVAYGFHHLRNEKPYLAQGPISNKIIYSGYSCTQGWFLTPCISDPSLRGLKNILRLHVKKVNCSEWEQVPVPKSVRAIVALNLHNYGSGRNPWGSPKPRYLEKRGFVEAHAADGLLEIFGLKQGWHASFVMVELISAKHIAQAAAIRLEVRGGEWKDAYMQMDGEPWKQPMNKDYSTFVEIRRVPFHSLMINGE; the protein is encoded by the exons ATGGACTCGCCCTCGACGACGCGGAGCGCGGCGCGATCGTCGATGATTGAGTCGATCCGGGCGTGCGGCCTTACGGGAATGCGAATTGATAAGGAGGAACTCAGGCGCAAGATAACCATGCCGCTCTATCTTCGCTCCGCCATTCGCGATGCTATTCGTCTAAAAGACGCAGTCGCCGCCGCTGAGACTCACTATAAAGGCGCAGATGGAGGCGCTGGATTGATCCAGGACTACAGTGCCCCCGAGGGTCCTATGGTTGTTTTCATTAATTCCCGTAGTGGTGGCCGCCACGGACCAGTCCTCAAGGAGCGTCTGCAGCAATTAATGGGAGAAGAACAG GTTTTTGACCTACAAGATGTGAAGCCTCATGAATTCGTGCAGTATGGACTGCCCTGCCTTGATAAGTTGGCCAGTCTGGGCGACCATTGTGCCAAAGAAACTCGTGAGAAGTTGGGGGTTGTG GTTGCAGGAGGTGATGGTACAGTTGGATGGATTCTTGGATGCCTAGGAACACTCAACAAGCAGGGTCGAGAGCCTGTCCCTCCAGTAGCAATTATTCCACTTGGTACAGGAAACGACCTCGCTCGGAGTTTTGGCTGG GGTGGTTCATTTCCTTTTGCCTGGAAATCAGCTGTCAAAAGGACTCTTCACAGGGCTATCACAGGTCCAGTTGCTCGTCTAGATAG CTGGCATGTTCAGATCTCAATGCCATCTGGAGAAGCTGTTGACCTACCACATTCTTTGAAAGCTACGGAAGAGTGTTCACTTGATCAG GGTCTAGAAATTGAGGGGGCATTGCCTGATAAAACAAATTGCTATGATGGAGTATTTTACAATTACTTTAGCATAG GGATGGACGCTCAAGTTGCATATGGCTTCCACCATTTACGTAATGAAAAACCTTACCTTGCACAAGGCCCAATATCAAATAAG ATAATCTACTCTGGTTACAGTTGCACTCAGGGTTGGTTCCTCACACCTTGCATAAGTGATCCGAGCTTAAG GGGACTCAAGAACATCCTGAGGCTGCATGTCAAAAAGGTTAATTGCTCGGAATGGGAGCAGGTCCCAGTCCCTAAAAG TGTGAGGGCGATTGTTGCTTTGAATCTCCACAATTATGGAAGTGGGAGAAACCCATGGGGGAGTCCGAAGCCACGTTATTTGGAAAAG agAGGCTTTGTTGAGGCCCATGCTGCCGATGGTCTTTTAGAAATCTTTGGCTTAAAGCAGGGTTGGCATGCATCATTTGTTATGGTTGAGCTCATATCTGCCAAGCACATTGCTCAG GCCGCCGCAATTCGATTGGAAGTTAGGGGTGGGGAGTGGAAAGATGCCTATATGCAGATGGACGGAGAACCATGGAAGCAGCCCATGAACAAGGACTACTCAACATTTGTAGAAATTAGGAGAGTACCTTTTCACTCCCTTATGATAAATGGAGAAtag